Proteins encoded within one genomic window of Candidatus Pseudothioglobus singularis PS1:
- a CDS encoding transporter substrate-binding domain-containing protein: protein MSIKLGFKKSSIVFAVALLSIGMTAKAGVVYDYIKNNNELMIATDANWAPFSYINDAGEMEGFDVDVGREIAKRMGVEARFITPAWDVITSGNWNMRWDVSVGSMTPTESRSEVLNFPAVYYYTPAAFAVHTGSPVTTLAGLNGKNVCTTAASTWEMYLQGSLDMLDAPAFKYKVTPGTITSLVDGSACLDDTRLGAGVRNDGIIDSVPMIQNAIDAGYPIKFLGDPAFYEPLIVATDKGNSDSELDAEIARIILEMQKDYTLTSLSMKWFKNADGSSNDYTTAY, encoded by the coding sequence ATGAGTATTAAGTTAGGCTTTAAAAAGTCATCAATTGTTTTTGCAGTAGCACTTCTATCAATAGGAATGACTGCTAAAGCAGGAGTTGTTTATGATTACATTAAAAACAATAATGAATTAATGATTGCAACCGATGCAAACTGGGCACCATTCTCATACATTAATGATGCGGGTGAAATGGAAGGCTTTGATGTAGACGTCGGTAGAGAAATTGCTAAGCGTATGGGAGTTGAAGCTCGATTCATCACACCTGCTTGGGATGTGATTACTTCCGGTAACTGGAATATGCGTTGGGACGTGTCAGTTGGGTCAATGACTCCAACTGAAAGTCGCTCTGAAGTCCTAAACTTCCCGGCTGTATACTATTACACGCCAGCTGCATTTGCAGTTCATACTGGCTCACCTGTAACGACATTAGCTGGATTAAATGGTAAGAATGTTTGTACTACAGCAGCTTCAACTTGGGAAATGTATCTTCAAGGAAGTCTTGATATGCTAGATGCTCCTGCATTTAAATACAAGGTGACTCCAGGAACCATTACATCTTTGGTTGATGGCTCTGCTTGTCTAGATGACACTCGCCTAGGTGCAGGTGTTCGTAATGATGGTATTATTGATTCTGTCCCAATGATTCAAAATGCAATTGATGCAGGCTACCCAATCAAGTTCTTAGGTGATCCTGCTTTCTATGAGCCGCTAATAGTTGCAACTGATAAAGGCAATAGTGATTCTGAGCTAGATGCTGAGATTGCTAGAATTATTTTAGAAATGCAAAAAGACTACACGTTGACTTCTCTGTCAATGAAGTGGTTTAAGAATGCAGATGGTAGCTCTAACGATTACACTACTGCATACTAA
- a CDS encoding amino acid ABC transporter permease translates to MFVDTVVEDKALHKPAFLIGLSVTVLAFFFAFNFTNTIFGEFLSPVIGNPEESGLFGRLVVSFVLSVIFVLNLLAISLTRIKVQIFIVWIELFLLFLAFAYSFDLKLSFIQSRIGLMISKGLFTTIYISAVSIVIATAIAIVGAIAKLSNNGFAYAIASFYTSLFRGLPLLLQVYLIYKGLPQLGFMVDAIPSGIAALSLCYGAYMTEIFRAGIQSIPKGQWEASRALGFKSSLILRKIILPQSIPIIVPPTGNQFIAMLKDSSLVSVLGIWELMYLAKTLGQRDFRHMEMLLTAAMIYWGLTIILEMIQARIERKYQQKT, encoded by the coding sequence ATGTTCGTCGATACCGTTGTTGAAGATAAGGCGCTGCATAAGCCAGCTTTCCTTATCGGACTCTCAGTAACGGTATTGGCGTTTTTCTTTGCCTTTAATTTCACCAATACAATCTTTGGTGAATTTCTTAGTCCTGTCATTGGAAACCCTGAAGAAAGTGGTCTTTTTGGAAGACTTGTAGTCTCTTTTGTCCTATCAGTAATTTTTGTACTTAATCTGCTTGCAATTAGTTTAACTAGAATAAAAGTACAAATTTTCATTGTGTGGATAGAGTTATTTCTTTTGTTTCTTGCGTTTGCATACTCATTTGACTTAAAACTCTCATTCATTCAAAGCAGAATTGGCCTCATGATATCCAAAGGCCTATTTACCACAATATATATTTCAGCAGTATCAATTGTTATTGCAACTGCTATTGCAATAGTTGGCGCAATAGCTAAATTATCCAATAATGGCTTTGCTTATGCTATCGCCAGTTTTTATACATCCTTGTTTAGAGGTCTCCCTCTTCTACTTCAAGTGTATTTGATTTATAAAGGATTACCTCAGCTAGGATTTATGGTTGACGCCATACCATCAGGAATTGCAGCACTCTCACTTTGCTATGGCGCCTATATGACTGAAATTTTTCGTGCTGGTATACAAAGCATACCTAAAGGGCAATGGGAAGCATCAAGAGCTTTAGGCTTTAAGTCCAGTCTCATTCTGCGAAAAATCATCTTACCTCAATCGATCCCAATTATAGTTCCTCCAACTGGAAACCAATTTATTGCAATGCTTAAAGATAGTTCATTGGTCTCTGTGCTCGGAATTTGGGAGTTGATGTACCTTGCTAAAACACTAGGCCAAAGAGATTTTAGGCACATGGAGATGCTTCTAACAGCCGCAATGATTTATTGGGGTTTAACGATTATTCTAGAGATGATTCAGGCGCGCATTGAAAGAAAATATCAACAAAAAACTTGA
- a CDS encoding amino acid ABC transporter ATP-binding protein translates to MNDSIKNEKPVISLKGVNKWYGDFQALKDINLEINPKEKIVICGPSGSGKSTLIRCLNRLEAHQEGQIHVTDVELHETMKDIDIIRQDIGMVFQSFNLFPHLTVLENCMAGPNWVRGIDQNEAKERAMALLKQVKIPEQADKYPEQLSGGQQQRVAIARSLCMEPKVMLFDEPTSALDPEMVSEVLDTMIELAKSGMTMICVTHEMGFARQVADRIIFMDAGEIVEENTPEEFFNNPQNERTKTFLNQILS, encoded by the coding sequence ATGAATGATAGTATAAAAAATGAAAAGCCAGTCATCTCTTTAAAAGGAGTCAATAAATGGTATGGAGATTTTCAGGCCCTTAAAGATATCAATCTAGAGATTAATCCAAAAGAAAAGATTGTAATATGTGGCCCATCAGGTTCAGGAAAATCCACCCTAATTAGATGTCTTAATCGATTAGAGGCGCACCAAGAAGGCCAGATACATGTCACTGATGTTGAGCTTCATGAAACTATGAAAGATATTGATATTATTCGACAAGATATCGGCATGGTGTTTCAAAGTTTTAACTTATTTCCTCACTTAACAGTTTTAGAGAATTGTATGGCGGGACCTAATTGGGTCAGAGGTATTGACCAAAATGAAGCAAAAGAAAGAGCAATGGCACTTCTTAAACAAGTAAAGATTCCTGAGCAAGCTGATAAATACCCAGAGCAGCTTTCAGGTGGACAGCAGCAGCGAGTTGCGATTGCAAGAAGCTTGTGTATGGAACCTAAAGTTATGCTTTTTGATGAGCCAACTTCTGCACTAGACCCTGAAATGGTCTCAGAAGTTTTGGATACTATGATTGAGCTCGCAAAAAGTGGGATGACAATGATTTGTGTGACACATGAAATGGGTTTTGCAAGGCAAGTTGCGGATAGAATTATCTTTATGGATGCTGGTGAGATTGTCGAGGAGAATACGCCAGAAGAATTCTTTAATAATCCTCA
- the cysM gene encoding cysteine synthase CysM, translating to MSKQPYKTIDQCVGGTPLVRLQRLNPNPSNIILGKLEGNNPAGSVKDRAALKMISGAEKRGEIQPGDTLIEATSGNTGIALAMVAAIKGYKMILVMQENLSQERRDAMTAYGAELILVSEQLGMEGARDLANEMSQDGKGLQLNQFANEDNPNAHTSSTAKEIWNDTNGEITHFVSSMGTTGTIMGVSKYLKEKKPSIQIIGIQPDGDSHIPGIRRWPEGYLPTIFKPSRVDRIMDVSQANAEQATRDLAIHEGIFSGISAGGAVASAIELSKQVDNAVIVTIICDRGDRYLSTGVFKA from the coding sequence ATGAGCAAACAGCCCTACAAAACAATTGATCAATGTGTCGGTGGAACGCCACTCGTTCGCCTTCAAAGATTAAACCCAAACCCTTCAAATATTATCCTTGGCAAGCTAGAAGGGAATAATCCTGCCGGCTCAGTCAAAGATCGTGCAGCTCTCAAAATGATATCTGGAGCTGAAAAGAGAGGTGAAATTCAGCCTGGAGACACCTTGATAGAGGCTACAAGTGGAAACACAGGAATTGCACTTGCTATGGTTGCAGCAATCAAAGGCTATAAGATGATTCTTGTCATGCAAGAAAACTTATCGCAAGAACGAAGGGATGCGATGACAGCCTATGGCGCTGAACTAATCCTCGTTTCTGAGCAGCTTGGTATGGAAGGTGCTAGAGATTTAGCGAATGAGATGAGTCAAGATGGAAAAGGGCTTCAACTCAATCAGTTTGCTAATGAAGATAATCCAAATGCCCATACCTCTTCCACTGCAAAAGAAATATGGAACGACACGAACGGTGAAATTACTCATTTTGTAAGCTCAATGGGGACTACAGGAACCATTATGGGCGTTTCAAAATACCTTAAAGAAAAAAAACCATCCATTCAAATCATTGGCATTCAGCCTGATGGTGACTCTCATATTCCTGGCATTAGAAGGTGGCCAGAGGGATACTTACCAACCATTTTCAAGCCATCCCGCGTTGACAGAATTATGGATGTCTCACAGGCAAACGCTGAGCAAGCAACAAGGGATCTTGCTATTCATGAGGGTATTTTTTCTGGCATATCTGCTGGCGGTGCAGTTGCTTCAGCCATTGAGCTTTCTAAACAAGTTGATAATGCTGTGATTGTTACAATCATATGTGATCGCGGGGACAGGTACCTTTCTACAGGCGTTTTTAAAGCATAA